CaccatttcttttattctttctcaATAATACTCTGAgtgaaagaaaatatcattCAATTCTTGAAATGTAGGTTTAGTGTGTAAACTTGCATGTTTTATACTACACTCCTCAGTTTCTCATAGTTGGAACTAACCTACTGCAAATCCAGTCACCAGTTTTCCACCCAGGAGGACAATCAGAAGCATATCCTCCACAGGGATCCATGTTTCCCCCAAATCTGCAAGAATAACCATCCTTCAATGCACCACATCTATAGCAGCTTGATCTACTGGCATAGTTATGAGCTCCACAGTTCATAGAAGTGCAATACCAGTCCCCTGCCAAGGCTTCAGTCCAGTTATATCTGTAAGTTGTTGGGTCGGGACCTCCAAATTTAGGGTATCCACAAGTTTGGCATGAATCTCTCTTCTTGAAATTTATGTGCTGGCAAGCACCACACATCCAATCTCCTCCAGACCAGCTCATTTTTCCTGTTAAATCTGTTTCTCTATTGTCAGTTTTAATGATTTCTTGTTTAAGTCAGAAATACTGATATATACGTACTTTGTAACTCAAAATACTAAACAACAAGTGAAACtcaacaatattaaatatttactaataatAGAACATATGTTACGTATTCGTATCATGCAAAGAAATTTCTGAAAGTATTGTTTGGATAGGGATCAGTGATGTTATTGATAGCATACTCTGTCATTGGAGTTCATAGTTGATGTTGTTCtacaatttaaaacattagGTTGAAACATGCAagtcttatttatatatagaagaaATTTGCATATGATATGattcataaattatttgtgGTATGAATTTCAAATGCACATACAAAAAGTTTACCTTGTTGGAGAGTAAACGATTATGGAAATATGACAGAAGCAAATGTTTGTTATTTTCAGAGAAGCCGCTTGTGAAAGAGATGGTGAGTTCAATGCTTTGGTGGAGGGCTATATATACTAGCCTACGATAAGAAATTGTGGGTAGGGACATGATTTATCACTTATCTAGTAATCTAGATATCAAAGAACTATCCTTGTCAAAGCTTAATCTTTTtgatataaaactttttttagatgttaatttatttttataaagaatttaaattcttatcataaaatatgttgtttcagtaattttattttttaatattgaaattcttgaattttattttagtaatattgaTGTTGTCTCTCTAATTAAGAAGTCaattttaagcctaattcaattCCACAAAATCACATGTGAGGTTTGCACCTATTTATATGTTTGTACttactagacattaatgggtagTTTGACATTGATCGGATTAATATGTCCAATAAATATCATTAAGATAGACTCTAATCTAATacaataattctgatgtatcaAAAAATATGATCAAAGATCCTATAATTTCTGACGACaactgcacaaattataataatatctaaattatagtcaacaaaatatttgtaccaataaaatatttctcataTCTTTAACATCtcttaatataaaatgtaatcCTAATTAAGGTGAttaccttttttatttactgagacaaaatcttaaatttactattattatattatattgagcatatatatatatatatatataaatttatcacTAAATTTGCATCATAAAGAGAATGGAAGTGGGCTTATGATTGTaggttaaatataatataatttttaataaatcctaaatatattttattaatgtagtCAGATAGAAATGttatagtatttaaaattttctcttcaaatatttggtaaaatgaaaactcaaaattaattaaattgaataactACAGCAAGAAACTACAATGTATACATGTCAACattttcctatatatatatatgtgtgtgtttttccAAGGATACCCTTCTTTACATTATTCGAATGCATTATTGAAGAACATATCCATGGCTGTGAAGGCTGTATGAGGGGAAGCTGTTATGTGAGAGACTGCTTCGGAATCCAATT
The sequence above is drawn from the Vigna radiata var. radiata cultivar VC1973A chromosome 3, Vradiata_ver6, whole genome shotgun sequence genome and encodes:
- the LOC106757339 gene encoding zinc finger Ran-binding domain-containing protein 2, which produces MSWSGGDWMCGACQHINFKKRDSCQTCGYPKFGGPDPTTYRYNWTEALAGDWYCTSMNCGAHNYASRSSCYRCGALKDGYSCRFGGNMDPCGGYASDCPPGWKTGDWICSRIGCGVHNYASRRECFKCKTARNFGDAD